In Candidatus Nitronauta litoralis, one DNA window encodes the following:
- a CDS encoding PTS transporter subunit EIIA, with amino-acid sequence MRLTIRDTAQLFGVSEKTLYRWVNEGKIPAYRINDQYRFARSEVLEWAMANRVSLKPGIFLETQEETGPLSSLEQVLESGGILYRVEGQDRDSVLLNIVRNLRLPPEVDKDYVYELLRVREMLGSTGIGDGIAIPHPRSPLIFNLPHASLTLSFLEKPIDFGALDGKPVFAAFTILSQTVRGHIHLISRLAHVLRDPSFRKVIREQGSRETIFAELCRAEKAMKKKAD; translated from the coding sequence ATGAGACTGACGATTCGTGACACTGCACAACTCTTTGGGGTTTCCGAAAAGACCTTATACCGCTGGGTGAATGAAGGAAAGATCCCGGCTTATCGCATCAACGATCAGTATCGATTTGCACGGTCGGAAGTTCTGGAATGGGCGATGGCCAACCGTGTGTCCCTCAAGCCGGGCATCTTCCTGGAAACGCAAGAGGAGACTGGCCCGTTGTCTTCGCTGGAACAGGTATTGGAATCTGGAGGGATCCTCTACCGGGTAGAAGGTCAGGACCGGGACAGCGTGCTGCTCAACATAGTCCGCAATCTGCGCCTGCCTCCGGAAGTGGATAAGGATTACGTTTACGAACTCCTCCGCGTGCGAGAAATGCTGGGGTCGACTGGCATCGGGGATGGGATCGCGATTCCTCATCCCCGAAGTCCGCTCATCTTCAACCTGCCGCACGCGAGCCTGACGTTGTCGTTTCTGGAAAAGCCGATCGATTTCGGCGCGCTCGACGGAAAACCGGTGTTTGCGGCGTTCACCATCCTCAGCCAGACAGTGCGCGGTCACATCCACCTGATCTCCCGCCTGGCCCACGTTTTGAGGGACCCCTCTTTCCGTAAGGTGATCCGTGAGCAAGGAAGCCGCGAAACGATTTTTGCGGAGCTCTGTCGTGCGGAAAAGGCGATGAAGAAGAAGGCGGATTGA
- a CDS encoding formate hydrogenlyase, which translates to MTLWLLNTVQALLLIALAPLGAAVLKKMKARLQNRSGPGLFQSYRDLRKLFGKEPILPEGASWIFRLAPYIIFASTALACAIVPVLLVQTPLSAAADVITLVGLFALARFFTALGAMDTGTAFGGMGASREMTFAALAEPAMLMSVFVVSMAAESTNLSTMIDHMLNGHFGLRPSLAFALVALLLVAVAETGRIPVDNPSTHLELTMVHEAMILEYSGRYLGLIEWANHMKLLLFMTLLLNLFCPWGIAEENTVPALLFSGGLLALKILFLQGILALMETWMAKMRIFRLPEYLGTAFLIAILGMLTHYILEGSA; encoded by the coding sequence ATGACTCTCTGGTTGCTGAATACCGTCCAGGCGTTGTTATTGATTGCATTGGCCCCCTTAGGCGCCGCTGTCCTGAAAAAGATGAAGGCGCGGTTGCAGAACCGGAGTGGCCCCGGTTTGTTTCAGTCGTACCGCGACCTCCGTAAGCTGTTTGGCAAGGAACCTATCCTTCCGGAAGGCGCTTCCTGGATATTCCGGTTGGCCCCTTATATTATTTTTGCCTCCACTGCCCTTGCCTGCGCGATAGTACCTGTCCTCCTGGTGCAAACCCCATTGTCCGCCGCCGCCGACGTCATTACCCTGGTGGGCCTGTTCGCACTCGCCCGGTTTTTCACGGCCCTGGGTGCCATGGATACCGGAACGGCTTTCGGTGGCATGGGAGCCAGCCGGGAAATGACATTTGCCGCGCTGGCGGAACCCGCCATGCTGATGAGTGTTTTTGTGGTGTCCATGGCGGCAGAAAGCACCAACCTGTCCACCATGATCGACCATATGCTTAACGGACATTTCGGCCTGCGTCCTTCGTTGGCATTCGCCCTGGTGGCCCTGCTTCTGGTGGCCGTTGCAGAAACCGGCCGGATTCCGGTAGACAACCCGTCCACCCATCTGGAACTCACGATGGTCCACGAAGCGATGATCCTGGAGTACTCGGGACGTTATCTGGGTCTGATCGAATGGGCAAACCACATGAAGTTGCTGTTATTTATGACTCTTCTCCTCAACCTGTTCTGTCCCTGGGGAATCGCAGAGGAGAACACGGTCCCGGCCCTGCTGTTTTCCGGGGGACTTCTGGCCCTCAAGATATTGTTCCTGCAAGGCATACTCGCCCTCATGGAAACCTGGATGGCAAAGATGCGTATCTTTCGCCTACCTGAATACCTGGGAACGGCGTTCCTCATAGCCATCCTTGGAATGCTGACCCATTACATCCTGGAGGGGTCGGCGTGA
- a CDS encoding formate hydrogenlyase, with the protein MISQELLKQLTSLAAALFLLTAFAILAQRHMRALLGWFAIQGVLLAATSALVAFAAASPELYISALLALLLKGFLMPWLLWRVVVRLGANREVETLINIFPTLLIAALLVLFAYYISLPIQKTSVLMTRNIIAIGLACVLIGMLIMITRRKAVTQVVGYLAMENALFFTATAATHGMPLVVEIGIAFDVLIAGLIFGLFFFHIRKTFDSLDLRHLERK; encoded by the coding sequence GTGATTTCCCAAGAACTGCTGAAACAACTGACCTCACTGGCGGCGGCCCTGTTTTTGCTGACCGCGTTTGCGATCCTTGCGCAACGGCATATGCGAGCGCTTTTAGGATGGTTTGCGATTCAGGGAGTTCTTTTGGCGGCCACCTCCGCTCTTGTGGCCTTCGCCGCCGCTAGTCCGGAGCTTTATATTTCGGCACTCCTGGCCCTCCTGTTGAAGGGATTCCTGATGCCCTGGTTGTTATGGCGGGTCGTCGTCCGCCTGGGTGCCAACCGGGAGGTGGAAACGCTGATCAATATCTTCCCGACCTTGTTGATTGCCGCGCTTCTGGTTCTGTTTGCCTATTACATTAGTCTCCCCATTCAGAAAACCTCCGTCCTGATGACGCGTAACATCATCGCCATCGGGCTGGCCTGCGTCCTGATCGGCATGCTCATCATGATCACCCGTCGCAAGGCCGTAACCCAGGTGGTGGGTTACCTGGCCATGGAGAATGCCTTGTTTTTTACCGCCACCGCTGCCACGCACGGAATGCCACTGGTGGTGGAAATCGGCATTGCGTTCGACGTGCTGATTGCCGGACTGATCTTTGGCCTGTTTTTCTTTCATATCAGGAAGACTTTCGATTCACTGGACCTCCGTCATCTGGAAAGGAAATAA
- the hyfB gene encoding hydrogenase 4 subunit B: protein MALFVCIASLALSKAKEIRNRVTHLLIAISGVFTTAAGVMGLLSPPQQLLLPLGLPWLPMHLRLDPLAGFFMVIIGLLVTSVGIYSVGYLRSRAKTQNLTLLDISMSLFIVGMQGVVLADDAYTFMIFWELMSVASYFFVVFDHEREANRKAGFLYLLMAHLGALLILSSFSILYMAGKSFEFEVMRTVTLSPTWLSLVFLTAGLGFGLKAGIIPLHIWLPEAHPVAPSNASALMSGVMIKVAVFGFLRVIWDLVGLDQAQGWWGGLVLAAGSSSAVGGVLLALQQHNLKRLLAYHSVENIGIIVIGLGLAMIFTHFDHPGLAALGLVAALYHTLNHALFKGLLFMGAGALLHSTHQRNLDRLGGLIRRMPITAVLFLIGCISISALPPFNGFVSEWLTFQAALMAPKLESSPLAALIPFSAAMLALAGALTATCFIKVFGIIFQGTPRTRSAAEACEVDGWMISGMALPAVLCLILGIGPVWVIPLIDQVSPTLLSSSLERATTGSHWLWLTPLSPERASYSPLIVLLASLLAGLVAFLLYYRGKPVRRAPIWSCGHPDLNPRMQYTATSFSQPMRQIFSKVYQPHEEVSRLNHGNPLLVRRIRFSVHIQDLAWKYIYTPARKIVEWLTRGTDWLHQRQIHGHLSLVFLTLLILLGFLI from the coding sequence ATGGCGCTGTTTGTCTGTATAGCCAGCCTGGCGCTTAGCAAAGCAAAAGAAATTCGTAATCGGGTCACCCATCTGTTGATCGCGATATCGGGAGTATTCACCACTGCCGCAGGAGTGATGGGATTACTGTCTCCTCCACAACAGCTCCTCTTGCCGCTGGGCCTGCCCTGGTTGCCCATGCACCTGCGGTTGGATCCGCTGGCCGGCTTTTTCATGGTGATCATCGGCCTGCTGGTGACCTCGGTGGGCATTTACTCGGTGGGCTACCTGCGCTCCCGTGCAAAAACTCAGAATCTGACCCTTCTGGACATCTCCATGTCCCTGTTCATTGTCGGCATGCAGGGGGTGGTGCTCGCGGATGATGCTTACACGTTCATGATTTTCTGGGAGCTGATGAGTGTTGCTTCCTATTTTTTTGTCGTTTTCGATCACGAAAGGGAAGCGAACCGAAAGGCGGGTTTTTTATATTTGTTAATGGCGCACCTGGGGGCACTCCTGATCCTCAGCAGTTTTTCCATCCTTTATATGGCGGGGAAATCGTTTGAATTTGAGGTGATGCGAACTGTAACCTTGTCGCCCACATGGTTGTCGCTGGTATTTTTGACCGCAGGACTGGGATTTGGTTTGAAGGCCGGAATAATTCCTCTGCATATCTGGCTGCCGGAAGCCCACCCCGTTGCTCCTTCCAATGCATCGGCCCTGATGAGCGGTGTGATGATCAAAGTGGCGGTGTTCGGGTTCCTGCGGGTGATCTGGGATCTGGTGGGTCTGGACCAGGCGCAGGGTTGGTGGGGAGGTCTTGTGCTGGCGGCGGGGTCCAGTTCTGCCGTGGGCGGGGTGTTGCTGGCCTTGCAACAGCACAACCTGAAACGCCTGCTGGCGTACCATTCGGTGGAAAACATCGGCATCATCGTCATCGGTCTCGGGCTGGCCATGATCTTCACACACTTTGACCACCCGGGTCTCGCGGCGCTGGGCCTGGTGGCGGCACTGTACCATACACTCAACCACGCTCTCTTCAAAGGACTGTTATTCATGGGGGCAGGCGCCCTTCTCCACTCCACCCATCAACGCAACCTGGATCGCCTCGGGGGTCTGATCCGCCGCATGCCGATTACGGCTGTGCTGTTCTTGATCGGCTGTATTTCAATATCCGCGCTTCCTCCGTTCAATGGATTTGTATCTGAGTGGCTGACTTTTCAGGCCGCCCTGATGGCCCCAAAACTGGAGAGTTCGCCGCTTGCCGCGTTGATTCCTTTCTCCGCCGCCATGCTCGCACTGGCCGGAGCGTTGACCGCAACCTGCTTTATCAAGGTATTCGGCATTATTTTCCAGGGAACGCCCAGGACCCGCTCCGCGGCTGAGGCATGTGAAGTGGACGGCTGGATGATTTCAGGGATGGCCCTGCCTGCTGTGTTGTGCCTGATTCTTGGAATCGGCCCGGTTTGGGTGATTCCACTGATCGACCAGGTGTCGCCCACCCTGTTGTCTTCGAGCCTGGAAAGAGCTACGACCGGAAGCCATTGGTTGTGGTTGACCCCCCTGTCACCGGAGCGCGCTTCTTATTCTCCTCTGATCGTTTTACTGGCTTCTTTGCTGGCGGGACTTGTTGCGTTTTTGTTGTACTACCGCGGAAAACCCGTGCGCCGTGCGCCGATCTGGAGTTGCGGCCATCCCGATCTGAATCCGCGCATGCAATACACGGCGACCAGTTTTTCCCAGCCCATGCGCCAGATTTTTTCCAAAGTCTATCAACCGCATGAGGAGGTGTCCCGGTTGAACCATGGCAATCCGCTTCTGGTCAGGCGTATTCGGTTTTCCGTGCACATCCAGGACTTGGCTTGGAAATATATTTATACACCCGCTAGAAAAATCGTGGAGTGGCTGACGCGAGGGACCGACTGGCTCCACCAGCGCCAAATTCACGGTCACCTTTCACTAGTGTTTTTGACATTGTTGATCCTTCTGGGATTTTTGATATGA